In the Euphorbia lathyris chromosome 5, ddEupLath1.1, whole genome shotgun sequence genome, one interval contains:
- the LOC136230637 gene encoding probable pyridoxal 5'-phosphate synthase subunit PDX1, which translates to MAGTGVVALYGDGSITESQNKSPFSVKVGLAQMLRGGVIMDVVNAEQARIAEEAGACVVMALERVPADIRAQGRVARMSDPQLIKEIKQFVTIPVMAKARIGHFVEAQILEAIGVDYVDESEVLTLADEENHINKHNFRIPFVCGCRNLGEAVRRIREGAAMIRTKGEAGTGNIIEAVRHVRSVMGDIRVLMNMDDDEVFSFAKKIAAPYDLVMQTKQLGRLPVVHFAAGGVATPADAALMMQLGCDGVFVGSGVFKSGDPVRRGRVIVQAVTHYSDPDVLAEVSCGLGQAMVGINLNDDKVERFAKRSE; encoded by the coding sequence ATGGCCGGAACTGGAGTGGTAGCACTTTACGGTGATGGATCAATCACCGAATCTCAAAATAAGTCCCCCTTCTCCGTCAAGGTAGGCCTTGCTCAGATGCTCCGCGGCGGTGTTATAATGGACGTTGTTAACGCCGAGCAAGCCCGAATCGCTGAGGAAGCAGGAGCTTGTGTAGTTATGGCTTTGGAACGTGTCCCTGCCGATATCAGAGCTCAAGGTCGCGTAGCCCGCATGAGCGATCCTCAGctaattaaagaaattaaacAGTTTGTTACTATACCAGTCATGGCGAAGGCTCGAATCGGACACTTCGTGGAGGCTCAAATTCTTGAAGCCATAGGTGTCGATTACGTCGACGAGAGTGAAGTTCTGACTCTCGCCGACGAAGAAAACCACATAAACAAACACAATTTCCGTATCCCCTTCGTTTGCGGTTGCCGGAATTTAGGGGAAGCTGTACGGAGGATACGCGAGGGAGCTGCAATGATTAGAACGAAAGGTGAAGCAGGGACAGGGAATATAATCGAAGCGGTGAGACATGTGAGATCTGTGATGGGAGATATAAGAGTGTTGATGAATATGGATGATGATGAGGTGTTTAGTTTTGCTAAGAAGATAGCAGCACCGTACGATTTGGTTATGCAGACGAAGCAGCTTGGAAGGCTACCGGTGGTGCATTTTGCAGCCGGAGGGGTGGCGACACCTGCGGATGCAGCGTTGATGATGCAGTTGGGTTGTGATGGGGTGTTTGTTGGGTCAGGTGTGTTTAAGAGCGGTGACCCGGTTAGGAGGGGTAGAGTGATTGTGCAGGCTGTTACGCACTATAGTGATCCGGATGTGCTGGCGGAGGTGAGTTGTGGACTTGGTCAGGCTATGGTTGGGATCAATTTGAATGATGATAAGGTCGAGAGATTCGCTAAGAGGTCCGAATAG